One region of Exiguobacterium acetylicum genomic DNA includes:
- a CDS encoding metal ABC transporter substrate-binding protein has protein sequence MKVKLFLFVLLSTVLLAACSTPAEDNGKLKVVATYSILADLAREVGGEHVDVHSMVKIGANPHEYDPLPADVQAMADADVVFYNGLNLEAGGAWFDKLRATTGKDASDAPVYRLSKGVEPKYLTTKGKESETDPHAWLDVSNGIRYVENVKQALIKEDPKHKADYEKNADSYIEKLQTLDQEAKQQFAAIPKAERHLVTSEGAFKYFGTAYDVKADYIWEINSDNQGTPAQVRRIVDTIKEQDIPVLFVETSVDRRSMETVSRETGVPIGGTLFTDSLGAPGKDGDTYYSMMQTNIETITTALAK, from the coding sequence ATGAAAGTAAAACTTTTTCTGTTCGTCCTCCTCAGCACAGTGTTACTTGCTGCTTGTTCGACACCAGCAGAAGATAATGGAAAGCTGAAGGTCGTTGCGACATATTCGATCCTCGCTGACCTCGCACGTGAGGTCGGCGGTGAACATGTCGATGTCCACAGCATGGTCAAGATCGGTGCAAATCCGCACGAGTATGATCCACTTCCAGCAGACGTACAAGCGATGGCGGATGCTGACGTCGTCTTCTACAACGGGTTGAACTTAGAAGCCGGCGGTGCGTGGTTCGATAAACTGCGGGCAACGACTGGCAAAGACGCATCTGACGCGCCCGTCTATCGTTTAAGTAAAGGCGTCGAACCGAAATACCTGACGACGAAAGGCAAGGAATCGGAGACCGATCCGCACGCGTGGCTCGACGTAAGCAATGGGATACGCTACGTCGAAAACGTCAAGCAGGCATTAATCAAGGAAGATCCAAAGCACAAAGCCGACTACGAAAAAAATGCCGATTCTTATATCGAAAAACTGCAGACGCTTGATCAGGAAGCGAAACAGCAGTTTGCCGCTATTCCGAAAGCAGAACGTCATCTTGTCACGAGCGAAGGAGCCTTCAAATACTTCGGAACCGCCTATGACGTCAAAGCGGATTATATTTGGGAGATCAACTCAGATAATCAAGGAACTCCGGCTCAAGTCCGCCGGATCGTTGATACGATCAAGGAGCAAGATATCCCTGTCTTATTCGTCGAAACAAGCGTCGATCGACGGAGCATGGAAACCGTCTCAAGGGAGACTGGCGTTCCGATCGGCGGCACACTCTTCACTGATTCGCTTGGCGCACCTGGAAAAGACGGTGATACGTATTACAGCATGATGCAAACAAACATCGAGACGATCACAACAGCACTTGCCAAGTAA
- a CDS encoding PCYCGC domain-containing protein, giving the protein MQTRLYRFALPLSLSLLLAACGTADQTGAPKTEQTNHGDHADHASHGAGDQLEKTAGPDTLPAFLNEQDESIQTIYRSVAKHPDLLKKMPCYCGCGESAGHTSNYDCFIEEQTASSTTWTTHGITCGTCLDIAAQSIVAYQKGSSVKEIRTAIDQAYAKTAGTPTPTPAL; this is encoded by the coding sequence ATGCAGACACGACTTTATCGTTTCGCACTTCCACTCAGCCTTAGCCTGCTTCTTGCCGCGTGCGGGACGGCTGATCAAACGGGTGCTCCGAAAACAGAACAGACGAATCACGGAGACCATGCGGACCATGCCAGCCACGGTGCTGGTGATCAACTCGAGAAGACCGCGGGACCAGACACATTACCCGCTTTTCTGAACGAACAGGATGAGTCGATCCAGACAATTTACCGCTCCGTCGCTAAACATCCTGATCTCTTGAAGAAAATGCCTTGTTATTGCGGTTGCGGCGAATCTGCTGGTCATACAAGCAACTATGACTGCTTCATCGAAGAGCAGACTGCTAGTTCCACGACCTGGACGACGCACGGCATCACGTGCGGCACCTGTCTCGATATCGCAGCACAGTCGATTGTCGCTTATCAAAAAGGTAGCTCCGTCAAGGAAATCCGGACTGCCATCGATCAAGCGTACGCGAAGACTGCTGGCACACCGACGCCGACGCCAGCGCTTTAA
- a CDS encoding VOC family protein, producing MKRIQQIGIPVKDIKRSTAFYRDVLQLSVLFELETMVFLQCGNIQLMLTLPETEAFDHPSSVIYFEVDSLQVEYKRMQEQGVVFLGEPHMITRSETEETWMAFFKDSEQNTMALTAQVAVTV from the coding sequence ATGAAACGCATTCAACAGATTGGAATTCCAGTGAAGGATATTAAGCGTAGTACAGCATTTTATCGGGATGTGTTGCAATTATCCGTCCTATTTGAACTCGAGACGATGGTTTTCCTTCAGTGTGGGAATATTCAATTAATGTTAACTTTGCCAGAGACAGAGGCATTCGATCATCCGAGTTCCGTTATATATTTTGAGGTTGATTCGTTGCAAGTAGAATATAAGCGGATGCAAGAACAAGGTGTCGTTTTTCTCGGAGAACCACACATGATTACGCGTTCCGAGACGGAAGAGACGTGGATGGCGTTCTTTAAGGATTCGGAACAAAATACGATGGCGTTGACGGCGCAAGTTGCTGTGACGGTCTAA
- a CDS encoding zinc-binding alcohol dehydrogenase family protein yields MSAVGFHRHLPLTEHESLIDLELPRPEATGHDLLVEIKAVSVNPVDTKVRAHGKEEDAPKVIGYDAAGVVVEVGDDASLFQVGDEVYYAGAIQRPGSNSDFQLVDERIVAKKPERLTFSEAAALPLTTLTAYEALTDRLGLTFDAKSNLEKTILIIGAAGGVGSIATQLANHAGLTVIGTASRDETIDWAKEHGAHHTINHHEAFRPQLEALGYKYVDYIFCLNATDQHFETMVDVIAPQGKICSIVETDQKLDLSALQQKSATFVWEFMFTRPLFETEDMIRQHEILTQVATWIEEHTLETTVTQTLIGMNADNLKEAHRLVESGKTIGKIVVEHH; encoded by the coding sequence ATGTCCGCTGTCGGTTTCCACCGACACTTACCACTAACGGAACACGAAAGTCTGATTGACCTGGAACTACCACGCCCGGAAGCAACGGGACACGATCTCTTAGTTGAGATCAAAGCTGTCTCCGTCAACCCGGTCGATACGAAAGTCCGTGCTCACGGGAAAGAAGAAGACGCCCCGAAGGTTATCGGTTACGATGCAGCCGGAGTCGTCGTTGAAGTCGGCGATGATGCCTCCCTCTTCCAAGTCGGTGATGAAGTTTATTACGCCGGTGCAATCCAGCGCCCCGGTTCAAACAGTGACTTCCAACTCGTTGATGAACGAATCGTCGCCAAAAAGCCGGAACGGTTGACGTTCAGCGAAGCCGCTGCTCTCCCGTTGACGACGCTGACAGCTTACGAAGCATTGACCGATCGTCTCGGATTGACGTTTGATGCTAAGTCGAATCTCGAGAAGACGATCCTCATCATCGGAGCTGCTGGTGGTGTCGGTTCAATCGCGACACAACTCGCGAATCACGCTGGGCTGACCGTCATCGGAACGGCGTCGCGTGACGAGACGATTGATTGGGCAAAGGAACACGGTGCACATCATACGATCAATCACCACGAGGCATTCCGTCCTCAGCTGGAAGCCCTCGGTTACAAATACGTCGACTATATCTTCTGTCTCAATGCGACGGACCAACATTTTGAGACGATGGTCGATGTAATTGCACCACAAGGGAAAATCTGTAGCATCGTCGAGACGGATCAAAAACTCGATTTAAGTGCGCTCCAACAAAAGAGTGCGACGTTCGTCTGGGAGTTCATGTTCACGCGTCCGCTGTTCGAGACAGAGGACATGATCCGCCAACATGAGATTCTGACACAAGTCGCAACATGGATCGAAGAGCATACACTTGAGACGACGGTGACACAGACGTTAATCGGCATGAACGCTGACAATCTGAAAGAAGCACACCGTCTCGTCGAGAGCGGAAAAACGATTGGGAAGATTGTCGTCGAACATCATTAA
- a CDS encoding ATP-binding protein yields MRKWFNQKISRQIMSSFYLILITLSISSLAAYFYTNHQVTDAKQELDAISLREDRATKLWDDWQSLQYEMRGYIVFGDDAVLDVIDEKKASLEQQTAWFEKNRLYKADQIYASDIRSLYNSYTNFVMPSLIKYVQAKQEGKIDERFLQMPSLKAMMPQVPRDPNRKFKMNASNSETMRKSVNTMESTFTNYRSSLRAKELGAKEQLVTQTKYAEWIWLVNLLVLFLVILLIVRPFIERTTRQIHLLSKESKLLASGEHTLPLIPLNRADEIGELSKSFHQMATALIENKHQLMSTNNNLEDALKLTQRNESHLRLRNQLTETLASRDSISAYPSVIQKMVEITQSDQGALIFKEGTKVIDIVFYPQTPLTVEDWMPTIEPLLRESRQDKRPHTQFEDEVARAVTPVLDPSQNEIIAYIFLSRDQDRFDRYELEELAAFARQLALSLLRMRTFDEIEREREKTARLLNSIRESIVYIEPEGDIQLINRPLLDLFDHPVDDSLDENGLMNITPSVVQLKHRVDQLSEFERYLKKTFVKREIGEGITFSIDHERRFIKTYSESIHYGGQFRGILLVLRDVTNEVEIDRIKNELVSTISHELRTPLSSIYGFTELMIQRDLPPKRQKKYLEAVHSETERLSLLINDFLDLQRMEANRQEYEMAPFDIVAMIRDLKQLHSLSSSSHAIEIFRNVEPLIVEGDAKKIRQLFSNLINNAIKYSPAGGTIDIQLTRHESRVTVAIQDEGIGIPASAMSNLFQKFYRVDNSDTRQIGGTGLGLSICREIARGHEGEIHVESIEGQGSTFTVELPLTQNT; encoded by the coding sequence ATGCGAAAATGGTTCAATCAAAAGATCAGCCGACAGATCATGTCGTCGTTTTATCTCATTCTTATTACACTATCGATCTCTTCCCTGGCTGCTTATTTTTATACGAACCACCAAGTCACGGATGCGAAACAAGAGCTCGATGCGATCAGCTTGCGCGAAGATCGAGCGACAAAACTTTGGGACGATTGGCAGTCCCTTCAATACGAGATGCGGGGTTATATCGTCTTCGGTGACGATGCCGTGCTCGACGTGATTGATGAAAAAAAAGCCTCACTCGAACAACAGACGGCTTGGTTTGAGAAAAATCGTCTCTACAAGGCGGATCAAATCTATGCGTCTGATATTCGTTCGCTCTATAATTCTTATACCAATTTCGTCATGCCGAGCTTAATTAAATATGTCCAAGCAAAACAAGAAGGAAAGATTGACGAACGTTTCTTGCAGATGCCAAGTCTGAAGGCGATGATGCCACAAGTACCACGGGATCCGAATCGGAAATTCAAGATGAATGCCTCGAACAGTGAGACGATGCGTAAAAGTGTCAACACGATGGAGAGCACATTCACAAACTATCGGAGTAGTCTTCGCGCGAAAGAACTCGGTGCAAAAGAACAACTTGTCACCCAGACAAAGTATGCTGAGTGGATTTGGCTCGTCAATCTGCTCGTCCTATTCCTTGTCATCTTGCTGATTGTCCGCCCGTTCATCGAACGGACGACACGACAAATCCATCTCTTGAGTAAAGAGAGTAAGCTTCTTGCGAGCGGTGAGCATACGTTACCACTTATTCCGCTCAATCGTGCTGACGAGATTGGCGAATTGAGTAAATCGTTCCATCAGATGGCGACAGCCTTGATTGAAAATAAACACCAATTGATGTCGACGAACAACAATCTCGAAGATGCATTGAAACTAACGCAACGGAACGAGTCCCACTTGCGCCTGCGAAACCAATTGACCGAAACACTGGCATCGCGCGATAGCATCAGTGCTTATCCTTCTGTCATCCAAAAGATGGTTGAAATCACGCAGTCTGATCAAGGCGCACTGATCTTTAAAGAAGGAACAAAAGTCATCGATATCGTCTTTTATCCACAGACACCGCTCACAGTCGAGGATTGGATGCCAACGATTGAGCCGTTATTGCGTGAATCGCGACAAGATAAACGACCGCATACACAGTTCGAGGACGAAGTCGCACGCGCTGTCACACCGGTTCTTGATCCGAGTCAAAATGAGATCATCGCCTATATCTTCTTGTCCCGCGATCAGGATCGGTTTGATCGTTACGAGCTGGAAGAACTAGCCGCTTTCGCGCGCCAGCTGGCATTGTCACTCTTGCGGATGCGGACGTTCGACGAGATTGAACGCGAGCGGGAAAAAACGGCGCGACTATTGAACTCGATTCGTGAATCGATCGTCTATATCGAACCCGAAGGCGATATTCAATTGATCAACCGACCGTTGCTTGACCTGTTCGATCACCCGGTTGATGACAGCCTCGATGAGAACGGACTGATGAACATCACTCCGTCTGTCGTTCAACTCAAGCATCGCGTCGACCAACTATCGGAATTCGAACGTTACTTGAAAAAGACGTTCGTGAAACGAGAAATCGGTGAAGGAATCACCTTCTCGATCGATCACGAGCGACGCTTCATCAAGACGTATTCCGAGAGCATTCATTATGGTGGACAGTTCCGCGGGATTCTACTCGTCTTACGTGACGTGACGAACGAAGTCGAGATTGATCGAATCAAAAACGAACTCGTCTCGACGATCTCGCACGAACTGCGGACACCACTCTCGTCGATCTATGGCTTTACTGAGCTGATGATCCAGCGAGACCTGCCACCGAAGAGACAGAAGAAGTATCTCGAAGCGGTCCATTCGGAAACAGAACGTCTTTCACTGTTGATCAATGACTTCCTCGACCTGCAACGGATGGAAGCAAACCGTCAAGAATACGAGATGGCACCGTTCGATATCGTCGCGATGATTCGTGATTTGAAACAGTTGCATAGCCTGTCGTCTTCTTCCCACGCGATTGAAATATTCCGAAACGTCGAACCGCTGATCGTCGAGGGGGATGCGAAGAAGATTCGCCAATTGTTCAGTAACCTGATCAACAATGCGATCAAATACTCACCAGCGGGTGGAACGATCGATATCCAACTGACGCGACACGAATCACGTGTCACCGTCGCGATTCAAGATGAGGGCATCGGGATTCCGGCTTCCGCGATGAGTAACCTGTTCCAAAAATTCTATCGTGTCGACAATTCGGACACCCGTCAAATCGGCGGTACTGGTCTTGGGCTCTCAATCTGTCGCGAAATTGCGCGTGGACATGAGGGAGAAATCCATGTCGAGTCGATCGAAGGACAAGGCTCGACGTTCACAGTCGAACTTCCGTTGACGCAAAATACATGA
- the wrbA gene encoding NAD(P)H:quinone oxidoreductase, translated as MSNVKLAVIYYSATGTNHQLASWAKEAGEAAGAEVRLAKIKETAPAEAIASNPLWQKHADATRDIEEATPDLLDWADAIIFSVPTRYGHVPGQFQQFLDTTGGLWAQGKLVNKVVSAMSSAQNPHGGQEATVLAVYTTMFHWGAIVAAPGYSDPVLFAAGGNPYGTSVTVDQDGNMVESVEPAVRHQAKRTVEVASRLNS; from the coding sequence ATGTCAAACGTGAAACTAGCGGTCATCTATTACAGCGCAACCGGAACGAACCATCAACTTGCCTCATGGGCAAAAGAAGCGGGAGAAGCAGCAGGGGCAGAAGTCCGTCTTGCAAAAATCAAGGAGACAGCCCCAGCAGAAGCGATTGCTTCGAACCCATTGTGGCAAAAGCATGCGGATGCCACACGTGATATCGAAGAAGCGACACCGGATCTACTCGACTGGGCAGATGCGATTATCTTTAGCGTCCCGACACGTTACGGTCATGTCCCAGGACAATTCCAACAGTTCCTCGACACGACAGGCGGACTGTGGGCACAAGGCAAACTCGTCAATAAAGTCGTCAGTGCGATGTCGTCGGCACAGAATCCGCATGGCGGTCAGGAAGCGACTGTTCTCGCGGTCTATACGACGATGTTCCACTGGGGTGCAATCGTTGCGGCACCAGGTTATTCGGATCCTGTCTTGTTCGCAGCGGGCGGAAATCCATATGGTACATCGGTCACTGTCGACCAAGACGGCAACATGGTCGAATCCGTCGAACCAGCCGTGCGACATCAAGCGAAACGGACGGTTGAAGTGGCAAGCCGTCTCAACTCATAA
- a CDS encoding LTA synthase family protein — translation MAIRYTLYLLLGMLKFMLFSYFTKTDLSLHLTLMNLAGMLILSSWTLLIPWNKRRWVWLGLLLAHSFLLASDMWYYRYFEDFLSISLLSQMTQMSDVSSGFTALIVPQDFLLFADSLIFVLLLFVFRKRPEVTTVQTRRRTAGLLAISGIVLSASLLTYRTLTEDRQPTATISDMRDYYLFGFWGYHGWDVFKGVTGRPGDGLTAQEQQRINQKEQTNPTGPKQTPNIILVQLESFQASVIDQTINGEEVTPNLNQLKKESLYFSSLYHQTHEGRTSDAEFITNTSLYPLKSGSVYTQYPTNEFEPLPALLEKNGYDTAAMHAYEKGFWNRDDVYKNIGFKHFFSQKDYSKEKKIGMALNDQQFFLESIDHMETLQKPFFSFLVALTSHTPYEIDKEDQTLDLSGYKDPMLKRYYQTVHYVDTGVGKMIDELKQRDLWDQSLVIFYGDHDSGLVNEGSEMRKKADVSSPVAAFELERRIPLFIKKPDQQTGRVMKENGGQIDISPTIIDLLNLKTSYMMGQSLIDDKPNLTGFRDGSFRYQDYYYEADLTKASGEGTCYDVSTEKKVELKFCRNQVKDVSKQLKLSDKIIEENELE, via the coding sequence ATGGCGATTCGCTACACCCTTTATTTGTTACTCGGCATGCTGAAGTTCATGCTGTTTAGTTACTTTACAAAGACCGATCTTTCGCTCCATTTAACACTCATGAACCTGGCCGGGATGCTGATCCTGTCGAGCTGGACATTACTGATTCCGTGGAATAAACGCCGCTGGGTCTGGCTCGGTCTACTGCTCGCGCACAGTTTTCTGCTCGCTTCCGACATGTGGTACTATCGTTACTTCGAGGACTTCCTCTCCATCTCGCTCCTCTCACAGATGACGCAGATGAGTGACGTCAGTAGCGGCTTCACCGCCTTGATCGTACCGCAAGACTTCCTCTTGTTTGCCGATAGTTTGATTTTCGTACTACTGCTCTTCGTCTTCCGCAAACGACCGGAGGTGACGACGGTACAAACACGCCGCCGGACAGCCGGACTACTCGCAATCAGTGGCATCGTCTTGTCTGCCTCACTGCTGACGTACCGGACGCTAACGGAAGATCGTCAACCGACGGCAACGATCTCCGATATGCGTGACTACTACCTGTTTGGTTTCTGGGGTTATCACGGATGGGATGTGTTCAAAGGCGTGACGGGACGACCCGGCGACGGACTGACGGCACAGGAGCAACAGCGCATCAATCAAAAGGAGCAAACGAATCCAACGGGCCCGAAACAGACACCGAATATCATTTTGGTACAGCTCGAGTCATTCCAGGCTTCAGTCATCGACCAAACCATCAACGGTGAAGAAGTGACGCCGAACCTAAATCAATTGAAGAAGGAATCGCTCTACTTCTCGTCGCTCTATCACCAGACGCATGAAGGACGAACTTCGGACGCTGAGTTCATCACGAACACCTCACTTTATCCATTGAAATCAGGCTCTGTCTATACGCAATATCCGACGAATGAATTCGAGCCGCTCCCTGCATTGCTTGAGAAAAATGGATACGATACGGCAGCGATGCATGCCTACGAAAAAGGCTTCTGGAACCGTGACGATGTCTACAAGAATATTGGTTTTAAGCACTTCTTCAGCCAAAAGGATTATTCAAAAGAGAAGAAAATCGGAATGGCGTTAAACGATCAGCAGTTCTTCCTCGAATCGATTGATCATATGGAGACGTTACAAAAACCGTTCTTCTCGTTTTTAGTCGCGCTGACGAGTCATACACCGTATGAGATCGACAAGGAAGATCAGACGCTTGATCTGTCCGGATATAAGGATCCGATGTTGAAACGGTATTACCAGACTGTCCATTACGTCGATACCGGTGTCGGAAAGATGATCGACGAGTTAAAACAACGGGATCTTTGGGATCAGTCCCTCGTCATCTTTTATGGCGATCACGATAGTGGACTCGTCAATGAAGGAAGCGAGATGCGCAAAAAAGCGGATGTCTCGTCTCCAGTTGCTGCTTTTGAACTCGAGCGCCGCATCCCGCTCTTCATCAAAAAACCCGACCAGCAAACCGGTCGGGTCATGAAAGAGAATGGTGGACAGATTGATATCTCACCAACGATCATTGATTTGTTGAATCTTAAGACGTCCTATATGATGGGACAATCCCTCATCGACGACAAACCGAATTTGACGGGCTTCCGCGATGGTTCGTTCCGCTATCAGGACTATTACTATGAAGCAGATTTGACGAAAGCATCCGGTGAAGGCACCTGTTACGACGTCTCAACGGAAAAGAAAGTTGAGCTGAAGTTCTGTCGAAATCAAGTGAAGGATGTGAGTAAGCAGTTAAAGCTGTCGGATAAGATTATTGAGGAGAATGAACTGGAGTAA
- a CDS encoding HEAT repeat domain-containing protein, translated as MKDDEILYLVEQMSDEEYLYHEELKCCTNEGSPSDLAYARVRQFRDVNMLPILNTLLDKVKQAEQKQHLYFMIGTIGVNSGDARAGMLLLEKLEQETKPSLLESILEELAKQQCIPDTERIVKYIDDSRSSVREAAIQALRACRDETAEDALIRLITTSNNSFDIMNANFVLATIGTERAVPYLTPLLDHSRGDVRHSALAALSELGNGLDLSIFLHGLKDRSSNVREYALVAIERHGDEVAIEPVIKRVQILLKRTRQIQTDEVLIALRFLHRYQHSHQAIPKLFHWIIQTKREVLFDEEWQWIEDHFTFY; from the coding sequence ATGAAGGACGATGAGATTTTATATTTAGTTGAACAGATGTCTGATGAAGAATACCTCTATCATGAAGAATTGAAGTGCTGTACGAACGAAGGATCACCATCTGACTTAGCTTATGCAAGAGTCCGTCAATTTAGGGACGTGAATATGCTTCCGATATTAAACACTTTACTCGATAAAGTGAAACAAGCAGAACAAAAACAACATCTTTATTTTATGATTGGAACGATTGGTGTGAATTCGGGAGATGCTCGTGCAGGGATGTTATTGCTTGAAAAACTGGAGCAAGAGACAAAGCCGAGTCTTCTTGAAAGCATTTTGGAAGAACTAGCAAAACAACAATGCATTCCTGATACAGAACGAATCGTAAAATATATAGACGATTCTCGGTCGTCAGTTCGAGAAGCTGCGATTCAAGCATTGCGAGCCTGTCGAGATGAGACAGCAGAAGATGCGCTAATTCGTTTGATTACGACATCAAATAACTCTTTTGATATCATGAATGCTAATTTTGTTTTAGCCACGATTGGAACAGAGCGAGCCGTTCCTTATTTGACTCCTTTGTTGGATCATTCTCGAGGAGACGTGAGACATTCGGCTTTAGCTGCACTGAGTGAACTTGGAAATGGATTAGATCTTTCAATATTTTTGCATGGACTAAAAGATCGATCTAGCAATGTGAGAGAGTATGCGTTAGTCGCAATTGAGCGACATGGTGATGAAGTAGCGATTGAACCGGTGATCAAACGTGTACAAATATTATTGAAGCGAACGCGACAAATACAAACAGATGAAGTCCTAATCGCTCTTCGATTTTTACATCGATACCAGCATTCCCATCAGGCGATTCCTAAATTATTTCATTGGATCATTCAAACAAAAAGAGAAGTCTTGTTTGACGAAGAATGGCAATGGATCGAAGACCATTTTACTTTCTACTGA
- a CDS encoding LysE/ArgO family amino acid transporter, with amino-acid sequence MNEILKGIVTSGTLIVAIGAQNAFVLKQGLLKNNIFWVALVCFLCDVLLMCAGVLGVGTVIKNNTFANVGLAIVGGLFLFLYGFKSFRSAFSSSHTINVSTDSKIMPIHKTIILTLAITLLNPHVYLDTVVIIGGIAGTLTFDQKVNFLIGALIASFVWFFGLGYGSRWLIPVFKQPKAWKVLDFGIGCLMFWLSYQLIQFALEQS; translated from the coding sequence GTGAATGAAATTTTAAAAGGCATAGTAACCTCGGGTACACTCATCGTCGCAATCGGCGCTCAAAATGCGTTCGTCCTTAAACAAGGTTTACTTAAAAACAATATTTTCTGGGTGGCGCTAGTATGTTTCTTGTGCGATGTGTTGTTGATGTGTGCGGGCGTACTGGGAGTCGGTACCGTCATTAAGAATAATACGTTTGCAAATGTTGGTCTTGCGATTGTTGGAGGACTGTTTCTTTTCTTGTATGGATTTAAATCGTTTCGTAGTGCATTTTCGTCATCACATACAATAAATGTTTCAACAGATTCTAAAATCATGCCTATTCACAAAACGATCATACTCACATTAGCGATTACACTTTTAAATCCACATGTCTACTTAGATACGGTCGTCATCATCGGTGGTATAGCTGGGACTTTGACATTTGATCAAAAAGTCAATTTCTTGATCGGAGCTTTGATTGCCTCATTTGTTTGGTTTTTTGGATTAGGATATGGATCGAGATGGCTCATTCCTGTCTTTAAACAACCAAAAGCGTGGAAGGTACTAGATTTTGGAATAGGATGCTTAATGTTCTGGCTATCGTATCAATTAATTCAGTTTGCTTTAGAACAAAGTTAA